Proteins from a genomic interval of Luteibacter pinisoli:
- a CDS encoding SDR family NAD(P)-dependent oxidoreductase: MNNLTNQGRTALVYGGSRGIGAAIVKRLAEDGYDVAFTYVSRPDAAGALVDEVAALGGNALAILADSTDASSIEHAATAAHARFGAIDAVVVNAGIYKAGQVGEVSISDLDQMLAVNVRGVFLSIQASVPLLKDGGRVVTIGSNVVNGVGSPGSSVYQLTKAAVAAMVKGLALDLAPRRITVNNVQPGPTKTDITSGFLEYLIERSPQKRVADPSEIAGAVAYFLRDDAAYVTGASLTIDGGFTL; encoded by the coding sequence ATGAACAACCTTACGAACCAAGGCAGGACAGCACTTGTGTATGGCGGCTCACGCGGCATCGGTGCCGCCATCGTGAAGCGCCTCGCCGAAGATGGATACGACGTCGCGTTCACGTATGTATCCCGGCCCGACGCAGCCGGAGCGCTTGTCGACGAAGTGGCCGCGCTAGGCGGGAATGCACTGGCCATCCTTGCCGACTCCACGGACGCATCCTCCATCGAGCATGCGGCCACCGCCGCCCACGCTCGTTTCGGCGCGATCGATGCCGTGGTGGTGAATGCAGGAATTTACAAAGCCGGCCAGGTAGGCGAGGTGAGCATCAGTGACCTGGATCAGATGCTGGCGGTGAACGTGCGAGGAGTCTTCCTGTCCATTCAGGCCAGCGTTCCGCTGCTCAAGGATGGTGGTCGCGTCGTCACCATCGGTAGCAATGTCGTCAACGGTGTTGGTTCGCCTGGATCCAGCGTCTACCAGCTCACGAAGGCGGCGGTCGCCGCGATGGTAAAGGGGCTTGCGCTGGACCTGGCGCCGCGACGGATCACCGTCAACAACGTCCAGCCCGGCCCGACCAAGACCGACATTACCTCCGGGTTCCTGGAGTACCTGATCGAGCGTAGCCCACAGAAGCGTGTCGCCGATCCTTCGGAAATCGCAGGCGCCGTTGCCTATTTCCTGCGGGACGACGCGGCCTACGTCACTGGTGCAAGCCTGACCATCGATGGCGGCTTCACGCTCTGA
- a CDS encoding organic hydroperoxide resistance protein yields the protein MSQIDTVLYTGKTHTTGGRDGRARSADGALDIMLTPPGGQGQGTNPEQLFAAGWSACFIGAMGLAAAERRLRLPQGTAVDAEVDLGTGTGGYFLQARLTVSLPGVDETTARAIVDTAHRTCPYSKASRGNIDVSIEVSVAGVVANQEASL from the coding sequence ATGAGCCAGATCGACACCGTTCTCTATACGGGCAAGACCCACACGACCGGCGGTCGCGACGGCCGGGCACGTAGCGCCGATGGCGCCCTCGACATCATGCTGACACCGCCAGGCGGGCAGGGACAAGGCACGAACCCCGAGCAGCTTTTCGCCGCCGGCTGGTCGGCCTGCTTCATCGGTGCCATGGGCCTCGCCGCCGCCGAGCGCAGGCTGCGCCTGCCGCAGGGCACTGCCGTGGACGCTGAAGTAGACCTCGGCACCGGTACCGGCGGTTACTTCCTCCAGGCGCGGCTCACCGTCAGCCTGCCCGGGGTCGACGAGACCACCGCTCGCGCCATCGTCGATACGGCCCACCGCACCTGCCCTTACTCGAAGGCCAGCCGCGGAAACATCGACGTGTCCATCGAGGTATCCGTCGCGGGCGTCGTCGCGAACCAGGAGGCATCGCTATGA
- a CDS encoding GlxA family transcriptional regulator — translation MKIVILVVDGVFDSGLSVLLDTFATANELASGLGITTPPFSVEIVGAGQSVRTALGFTAAVEPASGVQKPDWVVVPAVNVKQPDELIETLGREDVREAIAHLRAWHANGINVAGACVGTFLLAEAGLLDDQEATTSWPIAPVFRQRYPKVRLDETRIIVAAGSVVTAGATMGHLDLAFWLVRQASPDIAALVAGVMLIDKRPTQSKYIKPELLARADPLVERFERWARGHLATGFSLQDAASALAVTPRTLQRRTGAVLGKSPLAFFQDLRVARAQHLVSMGQDIESIATEVGYAESATLRSLLRRRTGRTVRELRAELQ, via the coding sequence ATGAAAATAGTCATTCTCGTCGTTGATGGCGTTTTCGATTCCGGTCTATCCGTGTTGCTGGACACGTTCGCCACCGCAAACGAACTGGCGTCCGGCCTGGGGATCACGACTCCGCCCTTCAGCGTGGAGATCGTGGGAGCAGGACAAAGCGTCCGCACGGCCCTCGGCTTCACAGCCGCAGTCGAGCCAGCCAGCGGGGTTCAAAAGCCGGATTGGGTCGTCGTGCCGGCAGTCAACGTCAAGCAACCAGACGAGTTGATTGAGACGTTGGGCCGCGAGGACGTCCGTGAAGCCATCGCGCATCTGCGCGCGTGGCACGCTAACGGCATTAACGTGGCAGGAGCCTGCGTCGGAACCTTCCTCCTGGCCGAAGCAGGCTTGCTCGATGACCAGGAAGCGACAACCTCCTGGCCGATTGCCCCGGTGTTTCGCCAACGCTATCCCAAGGTCAGGCTAGACGAGACGCGAATCATCGTCGCTGCGGGCAGTGTCGTGACGGCGGGAGCCACCATGGGCCATCTCGATCTCGCCTTCTGGCTGGTACGCCAGGCGAGCCCCGACATCGCTGCGCTTGTCGCGGGCGTCATGCTCATCGACAAGCGGCCGACCCAATCGAAGTACATCAAGCCCGAGCTCCTCGCTCGTGCCGACCCACTGGTGGAACGTTTTGAGCGATGGGCTCGCGGACACCTTGCGACGGGATTCTCGCTCCAGGACGCGGCGAGTGCACTGGCCGTTACGCCTCGCACACTGCAGCGCCGAACCGGGGCGGTGCTCGGAAAGTCGCCGCTCGCCTTTTTCCAGGACTTGCGTGTGGCGCGTGCGCAGCACCTTGTGTCCATGGGCCAGGATATCGAGTCCATCGCCACCGAGGTCGGCTATGCAGAATCCGCGACCTTGAGGAGTTTGCTGCGACGTCGAACCGGACGGACCGTGCGCGAACTACGTGCCGAACTCCAATAG
- a CDS encoding DUF1330 domain-containing protein — protein MSAYVIFVVHSAHDKALLQKYRDEAIPVVKSQGVKFFAGPVIVDAMENGPVDSSVVLEFPTVEEAKAWYKSAEYGPLKAMRQAAATSTVFIVESWPEGL, from the coding sequence ATGAGTGCTTATGTGATCTTCGTCGTGCACAGCGCTCACGACAAGGCATTGCTCCAGAAGTATCGCGATGAAGCGATCCCGGTCGTCAAGAGCCAGGGCGTGAAGTTCTTTGCCGGCCCCGTGATCGTCGATGCGATGGAAAACGGTCCCGTGGACTCCAGCGTCGTGCTTGAGTTCCCGACCGTCGAAGAAGCGAAGGCCTGGTACAAGTCCGCTGAATACGGCCCCCTCAAGGCGATGCGCCAGGCCGCGGCCACGAGCACCGTGTTCATCGTGGAGTCGTGGCCCGAAGGGCTCTAA
- a CDS encoding LysR family transcriptional regulator, with amino-acid sequence MEIEDLRIFVEVADAGGINSAARRLGLAKSIVSRRLLRLEEELGAELISRTTRGAVLTEAGMSFRDQAADICARIDAARDEMSPNGDIRGLLRIAGPASVGTYFASALAEFARRHPALSIHTRFSDQYVDLVAEGFDCAIRVGYMPDSNLVARKIGSLPMRLYASPEYIAENGAPEYPGDILKHAAITAGTNSWVFSDGTQSFTVNPQGRFMADNAYVLTEAAAAGLGIVAMGAMIADPYVQDGRLLPIMTRYTLPDVGIFVVRPQSQHTPRKVRVLIDLMVERYASVDL; translated from the coding sequence ATGGAAATCGAGGATCTTCGGATATTCGTCGAGGTGGCCGATGCAGGCGGAATAAACTCCGCGGCCCGGCGCCTGGGCCTTGCAAAGTCGATCGTCAGTCGGCGCCTCCTGAGACTCGAAGAGGAGCTGGGTGCAGAGTTGATTTCGCGGACCACCCGCGGCGCAGTCCTGACTGAAGCGGGCATGTCATTCCGGGACCAGGCGGCAGACATCTGCGCACGGATCGACGCGGCACGCGATGAAATGTCTCCTAACGGCGATATCCGAGGATTGCTCCGGATCGCCGGTCCAGCTTCTGTCGGCACGTACTTCGCATCTGCGCTTGCGGAATTTGCCCGGCGGCATCCGGCTCTAAGTATTCACACAAGGTTTTCGGATCAGTATGTCGATCTCGTCGCCGAGGGTTTTGACTGCGCCATCCGCGTCGGCTATATGCCTGATTCGAACCTCGTTGCCCGGAAGATCGGGTCGCTCCCTATGCGCCTCTATGCAAGTCCCGAATACATTGCGGAAAACGGCGCGCCTGAGTATCCGGGTGACATACTCAAGCACGCGGCGATCACGGCCGGCACGAATAGCTGGGTTTTCAGTGACGGAACCCAGAGCTTCACGGTAAACCCGCAGGGACGCTTCATGGCAGACAATGCATACGTACTTACGGAAGCTGCGGCAGCGGGTTTGGGCATTGTGGCGATGGGAGCGATGATCGCCGATCCCTACGTCCAGGACGGCAGGCTGCTACCGATCATGACCCGCTACACGCTTCCCGACGTTGGCATTTTCGTGGTGCGACCACAAAGTCAGCACACGCCAAGAAAAGTGCGAGTGCTGATCGATTTGATGGTCGAGCGGTATGCCTCGGTAGATCTTTGA
- a CDS encoding NADPH-dependent FMN reductase has translation MSTAAAKPKIALIIGSTRAARFADVPAQWMLKQAQAREDMDVQLLDLRDFSLPFFDEVASSAWVPSQSPEAVRWQQTLAGFDGFIFVVAEYNHSLTASLKNALDHAYTEWSHKPFTAIGYGGVGAARAIEHLRLIGIEMHMVSTHAAVHIGGSDFFTIFPAVGNQPIETIEQNLLPAATTALDELVWWAKATMAARAGTAARTEAA, from the coding sequence ATGTCAACCGCCGCCGCCAAACCTAAGATCGCCCTCATTATCGGATCAACGCGCGCCGCACGCTTTGCCGACGTTCCTGCGCAATGGATGCTCAAGCAGGCCCAGGCCCGCGAGGATATGGATGTCCAGCTGCTCGACCTCCGTGATTTCAGCCTGCCCTTCTTCGATGAGGTCGCATCGAGCGCGTGGGTGCCGAGTCAGAGCCCGGAAGCCGTGCGCTGGCAGCAAACGCTCGCCGGATTCGACGGCTTCATTTTCGTCGTCGCTGAGTACAACCATTCCCTGACCGCTTCTCTGAAGAATGCGCTAGATCATGCTTACACGGAGTGGAGCCACAAGCCCTTCACCGCCATTGGCTATGGCGGCGTCGGTGCGGCCCGCGCCATCGAACACCTGCGCTTGATTGGGATCGAGATGCACATGGTTTCGACCCACGCCGCCGTGCACATCGGTGGCAGCGACTTCTTCACGATCTTTCCCGCTGTCGGGAACCAGCCCATTGAGACGATCGAACAGAATCTGCTCCCCGCGGCGACCACGGCGCTTGATGAGCTGGTTTGGTGGGCCAAGGCCACCATGGCCGCCCGTGCCGGGACAGCAGCCCGTACCGAAGCGGCCTGA
- a CDS encoding pirin family protein — protein MSTVAVTRDVIYRTRGRGHGEVFRLVSPSGLGEQLKPFVFLDSFGGVMSEFAAAGGMHPHSGIGTVTVFTRGDVHFDDPDAGSGYIGYGGVEWMRAGAGVWHGKELSSGRSERIHGFQLWLALPAELELAPVDSQYIEASDMHQVGPAHVIVGTHGGVTSPIRAPDGVNYLLVTLAPGQLWNYTPPAGHTIGWLALSRGSLSGSAKASNGELLVFSEDDGVIALQGGSEGATFVLGSAIPHPHDLHLGYYSVHATAEGLVTGERNIAELKEQLFSLGNRQRVSGSTPIYRG, from the coding sequence GTGTCCACAGTTGCCGTTACCCGCGATGTCATCTATCGAACGCGCGGTCGGGGGCACGGGGAGGTGTTCCGACTCGTAAGCCCCAGCGGTCTGGGCGAACAGCTCAAGCCCTTTGTGTTTCTTGACAGCTTCGGCGGCGTCATGAGCGAATTCGCCGCCGCTGGTGGGATGCATCCCCATTCCGGCATAGGGACCGTCACCGTGTTCACCCGTGGCGACGTCCACTTCGACGATCCCGACGCGGGATCGGGCTATATCGGCTACGGTGGCGTTGAATGGATGCGCGCTGGTGCCGGCGTCTGGCACGGCAAGGAGCTGTCTTCCGGCAGGTCTGAGCGGATCCACGGCTTCCAGCTCTGGCTGGCTCTGCCGGCCGAGCTGGAGCTCGCACCGGTCGACAGCCAGTACATCGAGGCCTCCGACATGCACCAGGTCGGCCCGGCCCACGTGATCGTCGGGACGCATGGCGGCGTCACGAGCCCGATCAGGGCTCCGGATGGGGTGAACTATCTCCTCGTGACACTCGCGCCCGGTCAGCTCTGGAATTACACGCCCCCCGCCGGACACACCATCGGTTGGCTAGCCCTCTCCAGGGGCAGCCTGTCCGGCTCTGCCAAGGCCTCAAATGGTGAGTTGCTCGTCTTTTCGGAAGACGACGGCGTGATCGCGCTGCAAGGTGGCTCCGAAGGAGCGACCTTCGTTCTGGGCTCGGCCATACCGCACCCACACGATCTGCACCTGGGCTACTACTCGGTGCACGCGACTGCCGAAGGACTGGTGACCGGCGAACGCAACATCGCAGAGCTCAAAGAACAGCTTTTTTCGCTTGGAAACCGCCAGCGCGTGTCTGGGTCCACCCCGATCTACCGCGGCTGA